The nucleotide window GCCCATTTCCAACGAGAGGTCCTTTACTCGAACTGAGATGGCATCGATATACGCATCGAGCTTTATGACAGAGCGCGCTGATTCAATGCTCCACGCTCGGGTCTGTAATGATAGAGATATAGACGCTGCAAGGAGTATGCAGTAACCTAAAGAAGCCCAGTGTGTGGATGATAGGCTGGGAAGGCTCTCCGGGGGAATGTTTAGAAAGGTGTCGAAGTAGGTCTTTGTGCTTGTGAGCGTGTCCATAAGAATGCGGATGAAAGCCATGGAGAATTCGGTAGTTCGCATTCCCGATAGGCACGATTCCCGGACAAAAGCTTCCAAAACCCAGGGCCATATTCGCTGGCAGGCTGATCTGGCGGTTAGCTGGcgtttctctctctctcttaaCATTGTACTAACGATCTTGCGTAAGGGAGGATGGGAAGCGGAGTCGCCACTCCTGCACTTTGACAGAGAATGCATTGAGGTAGACCTGTATTTGCTGATCACGTATGAACTGAGCCTGCCCGACGTCGGTGTAGTTGAAGAAGGTATATGCTTTCTCAGCCTCATGAGTAACCTCGAGATTGAAAACAAGGTCTAGGTCTGACGGCTTTTCCTTAGCGGTAGCGAGGGACTGGGCGCATGTGTGCAAATAGTCGTTATAGATCAGCGGACTCGATTTCCGAGTCATGATAGAATACCTTTATACATTGATCAGCGGGTTGAGCTCGGCATTATTCGTCCACCAACCAGGTAGTCATTTGATAGCAGCCTAGGTAGGCTCGCCTAGCATCAGAATCCCAAAATTCCGCATCAACTGCCGACAAGCCTTTTGGTCTTTCAATTAAGGTCTCGATATTCAACTGCTCGTGTTTGCTCTTTCTGGGCCGCTGCGTGATGCCAAACTCACTGACTATCGATGCCGCAATAGATACTAGGCGGTAGGTATGATGTGTTTTCGGTTTCGCGTGCAGGTGGATCCTAGAAAGAAGTACTCTCTGGTAAGTAGATGCAGAGTGAATTACGAGGCGTGTTTGCTGACCAATTAAGATACACCATCAATCCTCGCAAGAGGTCCATGTCTCGGTCACCTTCTGTGATTAGTCTAGTACCGAGCGCCTTGAGGAATACTTGGTTGACTTGGTCCTGCTGGCCTCGTATTCTCCAGGATGTTGTAACAAGGatcgccaagaagagcatgGGGCTTGTTTGCCGGAGGGCGAGTGACGTTGCGCCCTCTGGTATGATCACGTAAGGAAACCTCGCAGCAAAGGTTTGATGGTACTCTGCAACTAAAAAGTCCGCCTGCTGTACGGACAAAATATCGTGGATCGAGTTGTCAAAAGCAGATTGCTCAAAGCTTGTGGAAAGCACCCCCGACGTTGGAGGTGTTTCTGAACATATGGGGGCAAGTGAGCTTGGGTCGTTTTCGGGGAGCAAGGACATAACCCTCCCAATTTCCCGCTCCAGACGCTCAAGTCTTGACTCATAGACTAAGGAGGAAAAGTGTCAGAAAAATATGGTCTTGCTCCCAAGGCAGAGGAGACTAGGACTTCCAACCTTTCTTCTTGCGCCGCCGAGGACGTGTTTCAGGGATCACACATTCCAATTTCCTATCTAGGCATCTTTATGGCGGTCAGCACCAAGAACGAACGTAATTACTGATTAGCATGTGTTATGCCGTCACGCTTGATTACCTCTGACAAGTCCATGGCGGGCCGTTACCCATAAGGCACCGAAGCTTCTTTGCTTTACAGTTTTCGCATGCACGTGTCGAGTGTCGGGCCTGCGGTTCCCCGGACATTTCCATTATAAAGAAGATGATAGGGCATGCAGTCAATGGCTTTCTGGTTTCGGCAGTCGTTATTCTTGGCACAACTATGTTCTTGGCACAATTATGTTCTTGGCAGATTTAAGAGATTTTACTGTTCAGTGAAACAAAGGGTAGCTTAGGCTTGATCGTGTTTCGGAGCTTCGGGTTTAAATGCAAGGTCCGCGGATCCATGGACATGACAGGTATCCGCAATCTGATACGTCAGGCTTGGTAACGTCAGAGCGTCGGAATTTATCCAACTGCTGAAGTGTTAGTAAttctattatttatactagCTAGgctctctctgccggaataagatCTCAGCcaaaagtctcaactgcaaatcacacttctagcccacaacttagctaggttctctctgctagaataagctcttagctataagccttaactataaataacacttctagcctataacttaaatattaatactataataactaactaatagctataatataaagctaatataatataaacttaaataataactcctTAGCTAGccttaaaggtatataaagctttaatcctttagctaaaaaagattagcttaatattatatataccttagaTCTTTAAgatagtagctatattaataagactagttttttattaataatattttaattaaacctatatttataattatattaataaggctataattataccttaagctatattaatatataaaagtaactttaaaaaatataatagctttaaaaggctagaactatattataaggctattatagccttaatctctATATaggattttaattaatttaataataaatttcttatttagctagctttttttaattataagactattacttatataatagcttaatttccTTtagatattattagtattatttaataaaagaaaatagtattattttctttaaagaatttaaagaataaaaagagaattaaaaaagctagagAGCTACTTTagaaaaattatatttaaattatatttatatttaatatataaatagtaatttacttaaaagattaagtatagtatatagctattaaaattattaaaaaatactaatatataagaaaagcttaacttaaaaaaagttttataataatatatatattagtgcTATTAGGGCTaagagaaggtttagggtaatcAGAAAGTAGTggtagtattaagtttataagttagttataaggttagaaaatacacttcggttttaacaCAATGGCCACAACTTAGCAAGTGCTATGGTAGGGAACATCAGTTCGGCACCGTACGGTTGTTAAATATAATGGCTCACGTctctttataagtaattcttttttaattaaatggTATCGCGTAAAGGTGACCGGCACGCTTCAGTGCTTGCTTGACAGAAACCACACCATTTACTGTACGACTATCAAGCCTCACTCATAGGTACATCATACATCTCGATCCAACGTCCAATCATTAAGGCTACTGATATTTGAAATTGACCTGGCGTAAAGGATTGTAGCTTTTGCAATGCAAACTGGGATAACATACTTAGAGGGAGAGCCAGGTTAGAAGATGCTTAACTTAACACGGAGAGGTTTGCTTGAAATATTTAATTGGCGGCTACCCGAAAGAAAATGGAATCTTCGTATAAATGTACGTTTTCGGTCGTCACTAATCACATCACCTTTTTGGTGCCGACTCGGTTTACGAACGCTACTCCGCATCAGAAGTCATACACCAAGCTGTGCCGTTGAACCGAAGATCCCTTGTCAAGCCTTATCGCTGCCACCCAAGCTACCAAGCCGCATTTTAATTCCGAGTCTCCGAATCCTCAAGCCGAAGCCGACACATTTCAAGCCGAGCTTTCAAGCTCAGTGGTCCACAACTCCCTATTGTAGTAACCCTGTAAGTAGTCATCCCTGGACTGTAAAGCAGGCTCGGACCGAGCTCGATTGATAGTTAAAGATTATGACATCTCAGCGAGACAAATCAAGCCAACACACTGAACTCGGACCGAGCTTCTTGGGAAGTCCCAAACAAAAGTCCCATTTACGACATGCAAGTATTTATATCGAGGAGCCCTTCCAGGGACATAACTGTGGAAGAAGATAAAACAACccgagagaaaaaaaaaggacaaTCTCGGATCCTGTCTTAGACCCTGATACACCTAGTCCTTTTGCCATCTCCTGTCCTATTCGTCGCATAATCAGTCCCTATGATGGCTACCCAGGAGAGCGAGAAAGCTCCAGTCAGCCCAGTCACTCAAGACAAAAATGAACTCGAATCAGGGAGTGTCCAGCCAAATAAGTCAGAGGCAGAGTCACTACTGGTATATTTCCCATACAGTCCGTGATGCTCTTCGCATAAGCTAATCAACCCCTCGTGGCCGTAGGGAACTTGGGACGGAGACAGCGATTCAGGACATCCATATAACTGGTCTCACCCGCGCAAATGGGCCATCACTCTATTACTCTCGGGCGGCGGCCTGGTCACTCTCATGTCAGGCGCCATGCTCGCCCCAGCTCTCGAGACAATCTCCCACGATCTGCACACCGACGCGGAGGAAACACAGATCTTCCTGTCAATCTTCGTTCTCGCATTCGCCTTTGGTCCCATGGTTCTCTCCCCTCTAGCTGAAGTCTTCGGACGGCGTCCAACGTGGATGGCTTCCAGCTGCTTCTATATCCTTTGGAACACTGTTGCGGGGTTCAGTAAGTCAAGCGGTCTGTTGATTGCAAGCCGTCTCCTCTCGGGTCTTGGGGCAAGCGCTGAGTTTGCTGTGACAAACCCGGTTCTATCGGATATGTGGCGGGCGGAAGAGAGAGGCACTTCATTTGCTATCTCTACCTTTATCCCGCTCTTGGGTCCGGCGCTTGGGCCTATCATCGGCGGTGCGGTCACTCAGACCGTGGGCTGGCGCTGGACCTTCTGGGTGCTCTCCATCTTCGATGGTATCTTGGTCGTCACCGCTCTCCTCGTGTTCGACGAGACCTATGAGGTTGTTCTGCTGGAGAGGAGAGCTGCCCGTTTGCGCAAGGAGACCGGCAGGGCTTACTTCACAGAACATATGACTTCTTCAGAACGAAGTCTTCGTCCAGTTCTGCTCAGGGCACTCAGTCGGCCATTCCGCCTCCTCTTCACGCAGCCCATACTCCAAGTCATTGCGATATTCCTGGCTTATAATTTTGGAATCCTGTACATCGTTCTCTCCACGTTTGCGACTCTGTGGATTGAGCGATACGGCCAGTCAGAATGGGAGAGCGGCTTGCATTACTTCGCCCTAGTCATAGGTTACACAGTGGCAGCACAGGGCGGCGCTATCATCATGGACAAGCTTTGGGGATATCTCAAGAAGAAAGCTGGCGACGACACGGCACCTGAGTATCGCGTTCCCCTAATGCTACCTGGAGCCATCCTGATCCCTCTCGGTCTGTTTCTCTATGGCTGGTCAGCAGACAGGCATACTGCTTGGATAGTCCCAGAcatcggcatcggcatctTTGGTTGTGGTATCATTCTCAATACACAGGCTCTACAAGCATATGTTATGGACGCTTTCCGTAAGTATGTCGCCTCCGCAAGTGCTGCCTCGCAGTTCCTTCGGAGCATTGCAGGGTTTGCCTTTCCCATTTTTGCCCCGGCAATGTATCGGAAACTTGACTATGGATGGGGAAATAGCCTGCTTGCCTTGGTGTTCATCATCCTGGGCTGGCCGGCCCCGTTCCTGTTGTGGAGGTACGGTGCGACTCTTCGAGCCAAAGGCACGCCGCAATGGTAGATTGGTTAGTTCCAGGCGGTCTAATTCCAAAGGGCAGTCTAGCGTGCAATATTCTACCTTTTGCAGAGAATGGGAAGGGCTGAGGTAGTATCTTAGAGGACTGTAAGAGCAGTATGGTATGTTGGGTGGGGGGGCGAGGCAATAGTGTGAGCACGGTTGGTCGAATACCAGTCACATATTCTTAGGTTGTTAATTTTCTCTTAAAACACTTAAGCTGAGACATAGTTTCAATCGGTCGCATCGGCAGCAGGAAGTACACCTGGCCTGCACGTGGCTTACAAAGTAATCAAGCCCTCAACACGAGGACGAATCAAGTAACCGGGTCCATTGTCACGGCAGCACGTGGGATCGATGTTCCTCCAAATAAACAGTAGTAATAGAATTGCTATACAGCGGCTCTAACTGGCATTCTTTTAATTTGAAATGTCTTTGTAATCGGGCCGTTGAATCAACATACTGTAGATTCTGGACACTAGCCACCGTCTGCCGTGTCTCAAAAGAGCAAGATTCTGATTGCGGAATTTCAATGGTTAGGGAAAATAAGTAACTCTTGCCTAAGGGGATGTCTTAGTTACTAGCCAATTGCAATTATTTTTTGTGCAGATTCGGGATAAGCTTAAGCTGTGGAGGGAATATAGTGTGTTGTTTGTTGCCGACTTAGCCTTGTGCTCTCCTTGGCAAGATATTGAGCAGATGGTTGTGGTCTAGCCACTACTTGCCGTTCAGATAACGCCAGCCTCACGAGGAAACTGTTCAAATGCGGCATTCTTCTTGAGTATAAAGTTATCGGAACTTTCTCTTGTCTTCATAGCACTTTGCATCTTCAATCACCAACTCTTACTTCCATGCACCTGCCCGCAGCTCAATCTCCCAGATTCTAATCGTTTTAACCATTCCACCCCCATACCATTTGCCATCATGCACTTCATGACTATAATAACCGTCTTTGCTTCCGCCATTGCTGCTCTAAGCTTGAAAGGCCGGAGAAAGCCTCGGGTCGAAGGGCTCAAGGTCTCTGAAGCCCAGGCAGTTTGCGGGCCGGACACAAGTGTTCGGTGTTGCAGTAACAAGGCTGGCaatgccaacaacaacaataaaGGCGGACTGTTAGGTCTTTCGTCCACGAATTCGAAGACCTCTGACAGCTGTGttgatctcagcctcaatGTTATAGGAATTCTTGATGGCACTCTTGAGCAGAAGTGTAGTGGCAATGTGGTTTGCTGCCGGGACTTCCGGCTTACTGtgagaaacaaaaacaactCTTTGAGTCTCGGCTGATATACTAATGTATTACAGGACATTATTGGCGATACACGACCCTGTATTGATTTAAGTAACCTGCTTTAAGGTGCCGAAagctagtaaatataaagcaGTAGTAACTAAActagaatatataatacaGTACTTTACATATAAAAATATGACCATCGTGAAACCTTCTGTTATATTTTCGCCTAGCTAGTGCTGGCGCTGACGCGCCGTGGCCTGATCACGGTTAGCATTCATAGCATAAACCTTAGCCTCATAGGCGGAATCGCCATCTGCAGAACCCTTAAGTTGgaaggtttataataaaataaaagcttgaATTATGGGGAACAAACAACCTTCATCGCTGCTGCTTATCTTATCGAACTGTTCCTTTGTTTGTAGctccttcttttctgcaCGCACGCACACCAACCCATATCATTCGTCATTTCACTTGTCAACCGTTTTTCATTTCTTGACTTCCGCATCAACCGCGACGATGAGTTCGCCTGCTGCCcatctccctcctcctctcccagAGCATGCGATTCAGACTCTTTTGCAGGCCTTGCGCCTGCCTCATGCCACGTCGATCAGCAATCCGCAAATGACTGCTCAATATCATTCAGTTTACTTCCTCACTCTGTTGCCTACCGAGTTGTCGCGCGGCCACTCCGAGCTCGTTCTTCGCGTCGCGGGTAACCACCTCCCCGAGATCAAAACTGCGAATGAGATAGGCATCATGACTTGGCTCTCCAGGAACACCAGCATTCCTTTACCAGAGGTCATAGCCTACGATGCCACGAACCAGAACCCGATTGCTCACGAATACACCTTGCTTTCTCGCATCCCTGGCGTCACGCTCAGCGACATCTACGGTAGCTTGAGCGACAAGCGACAAAACGACATCATTGACCAGCTGATCGACTTCCTTATGCAACTCCAGGCGCACCCATGGGATGGCATCGGAGGATTGACCGTCGATGATCAAGGCGAACTGAAGCTCGGCCCAGTGGTGGACGAGACATTCTGGCAGGTCCCAGATATTCAAGCGCTATGGCCCGAAGGAGAGACAGTGACGACCTTGAACATCGGAGGGCCGTACAAGACATACGTCGACTACATGATAGCACATGTCACCAACTACATTCGACTCATCGAAACTCACGAGAAGCTAGCCTTCATGCGAGACATAAGTCCCCGCCTCGAGGCATTTGTAGCCGCTCTCCCGAGACACGCCAACGAGCTTAACAACATTAAGCTACGCCTCGCCCACAAAGATTTGCATTTCGCTAACACGATGTTTGACCCGTCTTCTGGCAAAATCACTGGTATCCTTGACTGGGAATTCGCTGGCGTCGTGCCATACCCCCAGTGGAACCCAAGAAGCTCCTTTCTCTGGAACGGGATCGACACCTCGGAGTCGCTGAAGGAAAAGTACAGGTTGTTGGAAGTCTTCAAGCAGCGCTGCAAGGAGAAAGGCTGCACGTTGTTCGAGGAGGCGGCGTACACCTCGCCAATGCAGGAAAGCATGCAGCTAGCGGTTGACTTCTTGCGGGCTATCGTGGAGGTATCACCAAGGGGTCAGCGGCAGGAGCTGGTACAAAGATGGAAGAACACGGTGCTGGACAACATCGCGAAGTTTGGGGCTTAGCTAAGACAGTTCTGTTGAAGACTATTGCATTGTACCAATATTTCCAGCATCGATAGCTAGAAAGTCCTGCATGTCAGTACCAAATCCAAGTCTCTCAAACTCTGACTCTGTCCCAAAGGTTCCCAGCATGTCTTCAAACGACAGGTCAAACGACCCAAGGTCATTGAAGTCTATGTCTTGAGCCGTGTCAGGTGTGATGGTATTGCTGTCTGTCGCCATATGCGCCTCGACCGGGATATTCAGCCTCTGGCGGAGTGTTCGTATCACGCCAGCTGCACTTGGAGCTGTTCCAAAAAAGTCCCCCATCTTTTCCAGGACCGTAATACTTTGCGACAGTGCTGTTCGGGCGATTGTAGCAGTTTGAGTGTCCTGGGGATATGCCAAGAGATATCCAACCAGTGTTATCGCAGCGTTCCATTGGCAGTTGAACGGTTCGTACCATCCATTCAAAATGTCGTACTCTCGATAGACCTGATACAAGAGCTTCGCTGTTGCTGCGGCGTGTAGAGCTGAGATATCTGCTGCTTCATGAGGCGGGGAAGCTTGTGTGCTTCCAGCACGAGTCAACGACTGGCTTATGGAATGTCGGCCGAGTGTAAGCATCAATTCATGATAGAATAGCTCGAGCATCAAGCGCTGTCTTCGCAGCGAGATGGGTGCAAAtggctcaatctcaatcCCTGAGAGATCAGTTGAGAGAGACTTTCCACCACTACGTCTCTCCGTCTTCAGTATGTGAGGTAGGGATTCGGCCCATGCACGCATTCTCGCCATACTGGAAGTATATAGGTTCGATTGGCGGTCGGAAGTCGTGGTGGAAGCTTCGCCGCTCAGTCGGTAATTGAAGGCACTATCAAAGGCCGACCGGGCTATCTCGGTGAGCTTTGCTCTTTCAGTGGTGTATCTTGTCTGACCGACGCCAACTGTAGCATGGCATCGGTGGCTGGTAGACAACAATGGCGAAATCGGCTGGATTTGGGTGACCCAAGATCTTCCCAGGCGAATACATGATCTTGTCTCGAACATGAACAATATGCACCAAGCCCGCTTCCgtgcttctctttctttgatGGGTAGATCGTTTCCTGGCTCAATGTCCAATCCTAACGTATATGCCGTGCGTGCCGCAACACCGAGCATGTTCTGCGCCATGTTCTGGTAAGAAGCATTCGCCAAGTAGATCGCAGACCACAGTTGACACTGAAAGGTCTCGAGCGTTGGCCTCTCCAGGTCACATGAGATCAACCTTTGGCAGCGCTGGTAAAGCCAA belongs to Fusarium musae strain F31 chromosome 9, whole genome shotgun sequence and includes:
- a CDS encoding hypothetical protein (EggNog:ENOG41) yields the protein MATQESEKAPVSPVTQDKNELESGSVQPNKSEAESLLGTWDGDSDSGHPYNWSHPRKWAITLLLSGGGLVTLMSGAMLAPALETISHDLHTDAEETQIFLSIFVLAFAFGPMVLSPLAEVFGRRPTWMASSCFYILWNTVAGFSKSSGLLIASRLLSGLGASAEFAVTNPVLSDMWRAEERGTSFAISTFIPLLGPALGPIIGGAVTQTVGWRWTFWVLSIFDGILVVTALLVFDETYEVVLLERRAARLRKETGRAYFTEHMTSSERSLRPVLLRALSRPFRLLFTQPILQVIAIFLAYNFGILYIVLSTFATLWIERYGQSEWESGLHYFALVIGYTVAAQGGAIIMDKLWGYLKKKAGDDTAPEYRVPLMLPGAILIPLGLFLYGWSADRHTAWIVPDIGIGIFGCGIILNTQALQAYVMDAFRKYVASASAASQFLRSIAGFAFPIFAPAMYRKLDYGWGNSLLALVFIILGWPAPFLLWRYGATLRAKGTPQW